The Candidatus Binataceae bacterium DNA window GAGCGGTGAGAAGCGCACGGGCAATCGTCGGGCTGCTGGTTGGTGCGATTCGCGCCGCCTTCCTGTCTGCCGCACTTTACCTGGCGGCGGCGGTGATCCCGCTCGTGGGCGCGATCTCCTCGCTGTTCGCACCGGCGCCGGTTCTGCTTTTTTCGGTGGGCTTTGCCGGAGCGCGATTGCGCGCGGCGGCGGTGATCGCGCTGGCTGGCGCGGCGGTGGTCGCGCTCGGCGGATGGCTCGCGGCGCTCGGCTATGTGCTGACTTTCGGGCTTGCCGCGGCCGTGATGTGCGACATGCTCGAGCGGCGCAAGCCCTTCGAGACGATCGTGATGGTGACCGGCGCCGCGGTGCTGGCGGCGAGTGTGATTGCGGCCTTTGCGATGGCGGGTTCGGCCGAGGGGCTGGCGCGGGAGATCCACGACGTGTTGGCCTCCGGAATGGCGCGCGGACACGATTTCTACAAAGTGCTGGGAATCGAAACCGGAATGGAGCGCGACGCGGAGGCCGGACTGCTCGACATGATGATGCGGCTATGCCCGGCGCTGGTTGCTCTGTCGGCAGGTTTCGGCGCGCTGCTGAATCTGGCGATATTCTGGCGGATGGGCGGCCGGCAGCGGCTCGGCTACCCGCTCTTTGGCGACCTGGCGCGCTGGTCGACGCCGGAGTGGTTCATTTGGGTGTTGCTGGCGGCGGGGTTCGGGATGTTCGTTCCGGTGCCGGCGCTGGCGGTGGCGGCGATGGACGCATTCGTGTGCGTGGCTGCGGTGTATTTCTGCCAGGGGCTGGCGATCATGGCCTTTTACTTCAAGGCCCTGGCGATTCCGCCTTGGGTCCGGGGGCTCATCTATTTTGTTACAATAATCCAGCCGGTGCTCGCGGTGCTGGTATGCGCGGCCGGCATTTTCGATCTCTGGGTGGATTTCCGGCGGCTCAAGCCGCCGAGCCAGGAGGCGGGCAGCTTCGGCGATTTTTTCTAGCCGGGAAAGGCGATTTCGGCGATCAAAAACTTATGAACGTGCAAGTGATTTTGAGTGAAGAAGTGCCCAACCTGGGGCGTGCCGGAGACGTAGTCAGAGTCCGCGCCGGGTACGCTCGCAACTATCTGCTGCCGCGGCGCCTCGCAGTCGAGGCCAGTTCCAGAAACCTGCGCGCCTTCGAGCATCAGAAGAACCTCGCGATGCTGCGGCGCGAGGCGAACAAGGGAACGGCGGTCAAGCTCAAGCAGCAGCTCGAGGCGTTGATGCTCACCATCGGCGCCAACGCGGGCGAAGAGGGCAAGCTCTTCGGCTCGGTAACCAATATCGATATCGAACGGGCGTTGCGCGAGCACGGATTCGAGATCGAGCGGCGAAAAATAATGTTGGCTGAGCCGATCAAGCAGCTTGGCGAGTTCACCGTCACGGTGAGGCTCGACCCGGAGGTTGAAGCTGGCGTGAAGCTCACTGTGG harbors:
- a CDS encoding DUF2232 domain-containing protein, which translates into the protein MRSARAIVGLLVGAIRAAFLSAALYLAAAVIPLVGAISSLFAPAPVLLFSVGFAGARLRAAAVIALAGAAVVALGGWLAALGYVLTFGLAAAVMCDMLERRKPFETIVMVTGAAVLAASVIAAFAMAGSAEGLAREIHDVLASGMARGHDFYKVLGIETGMERDAEAGLLDMMMRLCPALVALSAGFGALLNLAIFWRMGGRQRLGYPLFGDLARWSTPEWFIWVLLAAGFGMFVPVPALAVAAMDAFVCVAAVYFCQGLAIMAFYFKALAIPPWVRGLIYFVTIIQPVLAVLVCAAGIFDLWVDFRRLKPPSQEAGSFGDFF
- the rplI gene encoding 50S ribosomal protein L9, producing MNVQVILSEEVPNLGRAGDVVRVRAGYARNYLLPRRLAVEASSRNLRAFEHQKNLAMLRREANKGTAVKLKQQLEALMLTIGANAGEEGKLFGSVTNIDIERALREHGFEIERRKIMLAEPIKQLGEFTVTVRLDPEVEAGVKLTVAAS